cacgtgatggagtagtggccagacggtgaactccagccctctccagaaaagtcgggaaaaacaaaggaaaacacaaaggcacagaaataaaagttaaagaaaagtgagcataaaggtggaaagaagatggcgacaaaaaaagaaaaatcgaaatcaacggtaagaagagaggaagagaagacaacggaggaagaaggagaaggccttacctgttcgaagaggcccgcggtggagagagaaacccgctccctcaggtcggtagaaagtggactacaaaattGGCTcattgagccgagtaaaagtgcgcaaccgcgcatggaaaaaaaacacaccgacgggaggggggaccagctggggagtcgatctccactgccggcaacgacagctgcagaacacctgcagcaagaggagaacatagaagacaacgaaaacaagaaagaagagaagaaaagggcaacaaagaaacaacagatggccaacccagaggaagaagaagaggaagagtacagtgaaatagaagaagaagggaaaggcaagataaaggatatactttctcttattaaagaatacatggagtcatttaaagaatggcaaacacaggaatttaatgatttaagaagaagaataaacaacacagaagagaaaatgaataaaatagatatgaccttaacagaaatgggaaagaaaatggacaagatggaagagcgggaagcagcagtagaaatggaggtagaggacttaaaaaagaaattagaggaatctaataaaaaagttatagagacacaagaactgttagctcagaaaatagatataatggaaaactataacagaagaaataacataaagatagtgggccttaaggaagatgaagaatgaatacataaccaaattaaaaggaagaaactgctaaatttactgaaaaaagaaaaaattgatatagcatttgtgcaagaaacacacttaactgaattggagcacaagaaattaaagagagattgggtaggacatgtaacagcagcatcgtataattcaaaagcaagaggagtggctatattaattagtaaaaatgtgccatttaaaatagaagaggaaataatagatccagcagggagatatgtaatgataaaatgtcagatatattcggagttttggaatctactcaatgtatattcacctaacaaagaagatcaaaagtttatgcaagatatctttttgaaggtagctaatacgcaagggaacatattaataggaggggatttcaacctgaatttggattcaaatatggataaaactgggaaaaaaattaacagaaagaacaaagtaaccaaatttataattaaatcaatggaagaaatgcaacttttggatatatggaggaaacaacacccaaaagaaaaggaatattcatattactcggctagacataaaacatactcaagaatagacctatttttgttatcagctagtatgcaagatagagtaagaaaaacagaatataaagctagaatactatcggaccattcacccttaatattgacagtacagctagaggacatccctccaagaatgtataaatggagattaaaccccatgctacttaaaaggcaggattttagagaatttattgaaaaacaaataaaaatgtattttgaaataaatacagaatcagtggaagataagtttatactatgggatgcaatgaaagcattcattagagggcaaataataagttatgtaaccaagatgaagaaggactatcatcaggaaacagagcagttggaaagggaaatagtaaatatagaaaaaaaattggcggataaaaaaataaaatatgaaacactacaaacatataaggtggagaagaatataatgaagacaaaacagaaatattatgaactaggggaaaaaacgcacaaaatcctagcatggcagcttaagacagaacaagctaagaaaatggtattggcatcaaggaaaaaagacaaacaaattaaatataatccaaaagaaaattaaggaaaactttagagaattctatgaacaattataccgaactgaaaacgaagggaaagaagggaaaatagatgaatttctgactaaaattgaactaccaaaactacaaatagaggaacaaaataaattaacagaaccatttggaatagtagaaatacaagagataataaaaaaattaccaaataataagacaccaggagaggatggattcccaatagaattctacaaaacatttaaagacttattaataccgcccctcctggatgtaatcaaccagattgatgaaacacaaagcttaccagattcatgtaaaacagcaataattacagtaatactaaagcaagggaaagatccactctcaccagcgtcatatagaccaatatcttcactaaacacagattataagataatagctaaactattagcaaacagattagcagagcatgtaccgaaaatggtaaatttagaccaaactggatttatcaaaaaaagacgcacaacagacaatatttgtaaatttattaacttaattcatgcagtagaaggaaataaagcacctacagtagcagttgctttagacgcagagaaggcctttgacagagtagaatggaattatttgttcaaagtattgcaaaaattcagtttaccggagaagtatattaattggattaaagcattatataagggaccgttagcgaaagtgacagtaaatggacatgtatcaaagcaatttaacttaagcaggtcaacgcggcagggatgcccactatcacctttattgtttgcgttagctatagaaccactagcagaattgataagaatagataataatataaaaggaataaaaataaaagacaaggaatataaaatcagtctatttgtggatgatgttatagtgtacttaacagaaccagaactatcaataaaagaattatataagaaattgaaggaatatggagaagtgtcgggttacaagataaatgtaaataaaagtgaagcaatgcctatgaataatgcggatttctcaaaatttaagaaggaatctccatttagatggcaaatgcaggcaataagatacctaggtgtacaaataaacaaaaatctcggccaactatataaactcaattattatccactaatgaaaaaattacaggacgatttagagcattggaaagatttaccactaacactaataggaaggataaactgtattaaaatgaacatttttccaaggatattatacttatttcaggcattgccaatacaactgacagaaaaattcttcaaggagttaaagaaaataataaggaaatttttatggagaggggggaaactgaggatagcactagataaattaacagaatggtataaacaaggaggcttacaactgccaaactttaaaaattattatagagccgcacaattaagatacctatcagatttttatcaaacaagggaaaaaccagactggacgagattagaattagataaaataggggaaaagatacctgaacacatattatataaatgggatgaaaaattggtacaacatagaagttctccagtattacatcatctcctcaatatttggaagaagattcatgtagaaagaaataaaacaaattatcaattaccaaaactaatattgacgcaaaacgttactcccttttacaataaataacctttcctttagagaatggggaaaaaaaagggattaaaagaatagaaaattgtttttcaggaaatagattcttatcctttgaacaaatgagagataagtacaatataactggagatacagcgctggcatattaccaattgagatcctacttgaaggataaattaggaagcagtttgagtttgccagagggaagtaaccttgaatatgtgattacagatacaatgttaatcaaaagatttataacaaatatgtatattaaactgcaagaaaagtagaatgaggaaacaaatggtaaaactaaacaaaaatgggaacaagatttaaatataaagataaaaaaggaaacatgggagaaattatgttctggaacgatgagaaatgcaataaatacgaggctacgtatgatacaatataactggatacacagactatacattacacctcaaaagttaaataaatgggacccaacagtatctgatagatgttttcgatgtaaaaaagaaatgggaacaacaattcatgcaatctggacatgtgagaatgtagaaaaattttgggaagatctcaatcagatattaaataaaataacagaaaccaatataccaaagaatccagagatctttctcctaagtaacataaaaaacaaagaatttggaattgatttggaggatgcacaaaaaagatttgttaagatagctctagccgtagcaaaaaaatgtattatgtcaacctggaaattggaagataatctgaaaatacaacaatggtatatagaaatgaataaatatattccattagaaaaaataacatatagtttaagaaataatattgaaatattcgaacaaatataggagccttacattaaatacaatagcaaaaaccaaccggggacaatcattacctaagttgatggaaggagaaggaaagaaaagaatggactcagtagaatttctggtgtattttgttgagtgacaacattgtctgactggtttaatttatcctagattgtatagcttaaatggatgggagggggggttgggggggggtgggttgggaggagggaggggggggagaaaatgtcactgtatatgtgtgaaaaggaaaaagtgtgtatcatggctaatgtgatttatggtgtgaaaaataaaaaaattaaaaaaaaaatacagagaagAACTGACTCGAGATGGGACAGTATTAGATCTCCAattagggaatgagatgggttAGGTGACAGGTTTGTGTTCGGGAACAATTGGGTTgtgtgatcataataccattagttttaggttaataatgAAGGAGAGGACTGGGCCTAagattgagattcttgattgaaaCAAGGGTAATTTGGAGATAGGAAAGGATTTGGAAGGTGTGGATtagaatttttttgggggggaaggatGCAACAGCTAAATAGAGGATATTCAAGGGGGAAATTTTATGAGTACAGAGTCagtctgtccctgtgaggattaaaggaaaggttagaaaatataggtaGACTTGGTTTTCAAAGCACATTAggaatttggtttggaggaagagggatgtgtacaacaggtattctttttctttggcttggcttcgcggacgaagatttatggaggggtaatgttcacgtcagctgcaggctcgtttgtggctgacaagtccgatgcgggacaggcagacacagttgcaacagttgcaagggaaaattggttggttggggttgggtgttgggtttttcctcctttgtcttttgacagtgaggtgggctctgcggtcttcttcaaaggaggttgctgcctgccgaactgtgaggcgccaagatgcacggtttgaggcgatatcagcccactggcggtggtcaatgtggcaggcaccaagagatttctttaggcagtccttgtacctcttctttggtgcacctctgtcttggtggccagtggaaagctcgctatataacacgatcttgggaaggtgatggtcctccatgacctacccagcgcagtttgatcttcagcagcgtggattcaatgctgtcggcctctgctatctcgagtacttcgatgttggagatgaagtcgctccaatgaatgttgaggatggagcggagacaacgctagtggaagcgttctaggagctgtaggtgatgccggtaaagtacccatgatttggagccgaacaggtgtgtgggtatgacaatggctctgtatacgctaatctttgtgatgtttttcagttggttgtttttccagactcttttgtgtggtcttccaaaggcgctatttgccttggcgagtctgttgtctatctcggtgtcgatccttgcatccgatgaaatggtgcagccgagataggtaaactggttgaccgttttgagttttctcAAAACAACAGGTATATAGACAGCAAGGAATagatgaggtgtttgaggaataCCAGGAGTGTTAAAATattaaggaaattagaaaggctaaaaggagatatgaggctgctttggcaggcaaaataaaaatcaatccaaagggtttctacaggtacattagaagtaaaagaatagtgagagataaaattgggccccttgatgatcagaggggtaggctatgtgagaagtcagaagggatggaggaaattttaaatcctttttttcttcagtattcactaaggaaaggaatattgagccaggaaaaagtggggaaatttgGTAGTGAAGTCATGGATAATTTACAGATTAATAGACAGATTAACATGGAGgtagtattggctattttaaaaagaatccagGTGGATATATCCTGGGtcctgataagatattccctaggtcgctgagggaggttagttggggctctgacagaaatatttaaaatgtcattagccataggggtggtgccaaaggattgaagGGGAAAGGTAGTtcatgttccactgtttaaaagtaaactgggtaattataggcctgtgagtctgacatcagtgatGGGTAAATTAATAGAGTAttgttagagatggtatatacaattatttggatagacaagcACTGATTAATGGTTTTattcatggtagatcatgtttaacaaatcttctgaaatttttcaaggaggttactaagaaggttgataaAGGGAAGGCTGTGCAAGTGGTCTTTGTGGACtttggtaaggcctttgacaaggttccacataagaAATTAGTTAAGAAGGTTCAATTATTAAGTATTAATGTTAAAgtattaaaatggattcaacaatagttATATGGGAgataccagagagtagtggtggaaaattatttgtcaaaattggaggccagtgactagtggagtgcctcaaggatcaatactgggtcctttgttgtttatCAATCatataatgatctggatgaaaggGTAATGAATTGGATTGGTAAGTATGCAAATAATACGAAgattggtgttgtggacagtgacgaaggttatcaaagcttgcagtgggatatagatcagttagaagagtggcctgaaagatggcagatgggagtttaatactgaggtgctatattttggtaggactaatcagcaaagatcatccatgttaaatggtagacaattgaggagtgcagaagaacaaagggatttaggaattctgataCTAACTTTCCTGagagtggagtcacatgtaggaggtgaagaaagcatttggtatgttggtcttcataaataaagtattgagtataggagtttggatgtcatgatgaagttgtataaggcattggtaaggccgaatttggaatgttgtgtgcaattttggtcgctgaattgtaggaaggatataaacagactAGAGAGTGCCGAGGAGAGTTACCAGTATGTTGCCCGGGTtttgttacaaggaaaggttaaacaggttgggagtttattctctggagcatagaacattgaggggtgatttgatagttaTTTAAAATTGAGTGGGGGCAGATAGAGTATATGTGGATAGGCTCTTCctactgagagtgggggagattgaaacaagaggtcatggattgagattgaagggggggaaaagtttaagggaaacatgagggggaatttcttcactcagagcatggtgggagtgttgaatgaACTTCCAAccgaagtggtagatgcgggttcgattttcatatttaaaagttggacaggtatatggatgagagaggtggaggtcaatatgACTAGTTGGGAGATGGTGTTCAAGATGGACTAggaggcctgtttttgtgctataattgttatatggttaaaaattTTCTGTATGAAAAGCAACGTTAACCTCAGCTGAAACAACACCTCACCAGCAACCTGACTGACTCCTACAATAGtgtccagatttattgtccgagtaggAACGTGacatcctttttcctgtgggtgcagaattatcactaattggtagtgcaaaaaataaatggaaCTCAGTGtcaacatttaaacaaataaaagaactgtaaacagataatgaatgtaaacaaactgactgtgcattacagagagaacaaagaaaatcaataaagtgcaaaattaaaagTCTTTAAATGAAACTCCGAGTttactgttgaggagtctgatggtgaaggggtagcagctattcctgaacctggtggcatgagtcttgtgccaccaatgtctctttcctgatggcagcagcaagaacagagtatgtgctgtgtggtgtgggtctttgatgattgctgctgccctctgacagcactgttccctgtagatgtgctcaatagaggggagggttttgcttgtgatgtcctgaactgtgtcctttaccttttctagggctttatgctcagggatattggtgtccctatatcagaccatgatgcagccagtcagcacattttctaccacatctctagaaatttgccagggtttctagtgtcagaccaaatctctgcaaactcttgaagaagtagaggtgctgatgtcctttcttcacattatctttggtgtgttgggttcaggaaagatcctctgagatggtgacccccaagaacctaaatttgctcaccctctccacctctgatcccctcaatgatcactggattgtatacccctggttttcctttcctgaagtcaacaatcagctccttagttttggtgacattgagtacaaggttgttgctggtttaccattcagccaagttttcaatctccctcctgtatgctaattcatccccttcctttatacaacccactaccttggtatcattggcaaatttatagatggtgttattgttgtaccgagctatacagttgtaggtgtaaagtgagtagagcagggggctaacaaCACAGACCTGTGGTGCTCtgctactgatggagattgtggaggagaagttcttactaatcttcactgattgtggtctggagctgaagaaatccatgatataattacacagtggggtgttaactccagttcttggagtttgctgatcagttttgaggggatgatgatgttaaatgatAAACTGTcaataaagatcatcctgatatatgcattttgctgtccagatgttctaggggtttgtgtagagtcagtgagatgtTATCTTCCTTAGACCTGTTTCTACGatagatccatgtcactgcttagagaagagctgatctgcttcaacaccagcctttcaaaacacttcatcgctgttgatgtaagtgttacTGGTCCACAGCAGGCTGCACTAGCTGAAGTCCACCACAATTAATGAAGAGAGCCCCTCCACCAAAAAGCACACAGAATGAAAACACAGGGTTTTTGGATTAGTAACGGTACCACACGTCAAGAGAAAAGAAACAGTCCTAGGG
This genomic window from Narcine bancroftii isolate sNarBan1 chromosome 3, sNarBan1.hap1, whole genome shotgun sequence contains:
- the LOC138757017 gene encoding golgin subfamily A member 6-like protein 24 produces the protein MATKKEKSKSTVRREEEKTTEEEGEGLTCSKRPAVERETRSLRSVESGLQNWLIEPSKSAQPRMEKKHTDGRGDQLGSRSPLPATTAAEHLQQEENIEDNENKKEEKKRATKKQQMANPEEEEEEEYSEIEEEGKGKIKDILSLIKEYMESFKEWQTQEFNDLRRRINNTEEKMNKIDMTLTEMGKKMDKMEEREAAVEMEVEDLKKKLEESNKKVIETQELLAQKIDIMENYNRRNNIKIVGLKEDEE